DNA sequence from the Mangifera indica cultivar Alphonso chromosome 18, CATAS_Mindica_2.1, whole genome shotgun sequence genome:
tctttttcaggacgagcgactatggttacttgctgatatcctgAGCTTGACcaaaaagcttgtggatattagttcacaggaggaggacttccaagAGGATGTTTCTAAGACCGTCcacattgaggtttgtcaattataattactaaataaatataattgacaaatatatgtcactaagatgtttttatatataattatgcagtcTGTTGAGGGAGCACACGCtgtggacttgaccgtgattcaggattctccagctaaacctccgCCCGCATACATGGAGaaggtaacataaatcgaataatgtgtatgattttgtagaatgaaataacgaattaatagttttttgtatcATGTAGTTGGTTCGTACAACAAGTGGTTGGATCGTCCGGAAGGGGGCGCTAGTTCGCACcctgtatacaaatccactcagagggagggcgaaacgACAACTCACGATGATTCCATCCTCTACGttagagcgtgaggaatctttcctcacatggtataccagaGCTGCGGCTTCTAacacacatgatgtctacttcatagGATCGAAGTCGAAGGACAACTTTTGGAAGCTTCttgtagagttgcgcgagtggttgactgacgatgtgagttgtctatactatataatttggtaaaaagtttgatatatttattaataactaacacgtgaacttgtttataccattttagcatgtggattcctttttggctttattacgtcggcagtAGGATGATCACCAGTCGACTGTCTCACAatgttggacgactgcccacacattctttggaggccatattgagatggctttGAAGAGTTgacagaccacaccgattgacgagtttgagttttggggctcttcacgaggatggttgatgcagcgtactccccgggattgttgtacaaatcatgggggatggtcgatcaggtatagtatatatatatttctattacattcaattggttaacgacaacgataattaattaaaatgtgtcactgtttataggttttcatccctataaacttcgagaacgcacattgggtcatcggagttatagattttcatgagtgatcgattacggtatacgattcggagaatatagggactcttaagcagcgcatgcgaccgtatatgacattcattcccgcgttattagaggcgacgagtttttggacagcttctgggaggactccactttatgttacaattttttgagtgtttggtgttGTCACGGAGCTACAATTTTCCCCGAGAGTTGTCTACCTTTATGCGTTGACGTTTAGCagcgcagttgtattttcactgtatcgagtagctcacagatgtatatttagctgactcattgtttatttatcgttcttcctatgtttagatggatatatttattgtatgtgcatgtGTACgatatactttatctgtgggtatatatggatatgtgatttcagtgatgttactattaagcatgagttgatatattataaaacgatgaaattcgaaaaaacagaattgaaattcgaattctaaaagttgaaatactctagaatggcaacaataaaaaaattcttcgaaaatataaaaaatacgagtcgatatatcgtaaaacggttaaattgaaaaaaacagaactgaaattcaaattctaaaaattgaaaaaccctagaatgacaacaatcaaaaaattcttcagaaatctgaaaaatacgagtcgatatatcgtaaaacggttaaattcaaaaaaacgaaactgaaattcgaattctaaaagttaaacaaccctagaatagcaacaattgaaaaattcttaagaaatctgaaaaatacgagtcgatatatcgtaaaacggtaaaatttgaaaaaatgaaactgaaattcgaattctaaaagttgaaatactctagaatggttacaatcaaaaaaatctttagaaatctgaaaaatacgagtcgatatatcataaaacggtgaaatttgaaaaaacgaaactgaaattcgaattctaaaagttgaaataccctaaaatgacaacaatcaaaaaattcttcagaaatctgaaaaatacaagtcgatatatcgtaaaacggtgaaattcaaaaaaacgaaactgaaattcgaattctaaaagttgaaataccctaaaatggcaacaataaaaaaattcttcggaaatctgaaaaatacaagtcgatatatcgtaaaacggtgaaattcaaaaaaacgaaactgaaattcgaattctaaaagttgaaaaaccctagaatgacaacaatggaaaaattcttcagaaatctgaaaaatacgagtcgatatatcgtaaaacggtgaaattcgaaaaaacggaactgaaatttgaattctaaaagttgaaataccctagaatggtaacaatcgaaaaattcttcaaaaatctgaaaaatacgagtcgatatatcgtaaaacggtgaaattcgaaaaaacagaactgaaattcgaattctaaaagttaaaataccctaaaatggcaacaatcgaaaaattcttgaaaaatctaaaaaatacgaatcgatatatcgtaaaacggttaaattcgaaaaaacgaaactgaaattcgaattctaaaagttgaaaaaccctagaatgacaactatcgaaaaattcttcagaaatctgaaaaatacgagtcgatttatcaaaatgccacccaaattttaataacatttcatttgacctctcaattatctattcctaaaatttcatcgaggaatttataatgctcttataatgtttaatatcaaaatactctcttaattttaataaaattttatttaaccccttttAGTGAGTgagaaggtttatataaatgaagggaagggtaattttggtattttagaaaaagtcatgggcatttttgcttaagaatagtaaatttgggtatttttgcttgaaaatagtgactttgggcatttttgcttagtaggagggtattttggccacttttaataatttccccaATCTAGTTGAGACCTCTAGGCATGccttataataaaatacataataaaaaattcaaaatttaattttccaataTGATATGGACTTGAAGAGAAACATAAGCGTTGACCAAACTTAAATTGATACGAACGGGTCTTTTGCTATGTCCAAAATAAGGACCCAATCAATGATTAATCTATTTGCTTGCCGTCCAACCGCGCAATTTTCCTtctaaattcttatatattgtTCCGTTAAAATCCTAACTCACACATTccccactcaaagtttgatgaaataacaaatttttatatttaaatttgaaaatatcattttcacacctaattatcaaaatcaatcattaattttaacatttaaagggtatatatgttattttattaaatattataatataattaaattacttacaacgtacaaacaaatatattttaaccttaaatattttattttaataaaattatacgtcttcattttgtatatattaatatatatttttatatgtattatcacacgattagtgattttgaatcaaaaataaaataaaactcaattatataataacatatataaatatgtatatatttatatatctgaaattggtatacataatattattcattttttttttcttctttcttctcatcttCTTTTCATTCTTATAACTTCTTCTCCAGTTGAAAATTGCATCAATTTGATGTAACGTAGGCTAATATCACATCAAATCAATGTAATTTTAAACTTTACCAACTATGAATATCAACATCaactattaaatttgaaatttttattataatttttaattaaaattaatataaattagaggtataaatatatttaataaaattttatatttgaatgttatttaacttgatgaattttttaaaataattttattaaataaataaattaaaatatttgcaaatttaaaattagatgaaaaatagatttttttttttttaattttaaagagtGGTAATATATCATCAAACGTGGCATGGAATATGACCATTCGGCCCTTACATTATTAAGAGTAGGGCACCTTGTGACAGAAACAAGCTGATATGGACTCAGGCCCGCAAGCTCGACCACATCTTCGACTGGGATGGCAGTAGAGGTACGTGATGGAATTATAAGATGCTGTTAAGGCCTCCAGCTCTGCCGACGTGAGGTGATCCAAAGACTCTGCTGTAAGCAAGGCAGCAGCACGTGTGGAGTTTgctatttttggttttttagcTTTAGTTGGTTATACTTTTGGACAGATGTTCAATtgtgattggatatttcttAATCAGATAGGTTATCTATTGCTAGTTCACGTAACGTAGCACCTCACAGGCTATAACGCTGATAGAATATTtgggtatttaatatatatctatcCAACAGTATAATTCCCCTTCCAACTAGTATGATCAATCAGGAGTAGAGATGACAACAGAGACGCATTGTGAGAGAATTTTAATCTCTATCTCCGTTTTCGTAAGAGATATTAATCTTTATTCTCGTTAcgagaataaaaatgattttatgttcttttctcacaaagaaaaatctcttccccgtcttcaaaagaaaaaaatctcttcttcatacccgtaaaaaaaaatcttcttcttatattctctaaacacaatataaatatattaaataataaatttaaataaaattaaaatcaatccactatttcaaatgctacaaatataatatattaaccactttaatatgcacaataaaaacctaaataaatttgaaaaatataaataatctaaaactataaaaatatattagtattttaagtaaatatattaatataagggAATAAGATGTGAACGAGGGCGGAGACAAGAACAGGGATAGCGGCAGAGCTtggcggggacacatgtattCCCATCCCCGACTTATCTCCAATTGAtggaatttttttcatttctaccCCCCGTTCTATTCTTTATTTCTATCAGAAAATCTTTAAGGTCAAGGGGCCCTTAAATTACCATTTCTAATTGCTAcaagtataaatattaatttattattatatgatcaaatattattttatttttaacttaaaattattaaattatataatatcatattaatatttgtctttgttatttatgcacaaattattattgattaacATGTCTCCATAAACTATGCTCCTCTTTGCTAAGTGAGATCAAAGTTTGAGCTTCGCCTTTGATTCGAGCAAAGAATGCAATTAGTTCTGATGCTCCACTTCTGCGAATCGAGTTGTCCTGATTCTTGATTCTAGTACAAAGGGGCCAGTGCAGACAATTTTCAACACAgcttattaatttaatatgataccatgcaaaacaaattagaataaaattaaatttttttaatacaaaatttattttaaatcaatctaacatgacttaaaattaaatcaaataatattagaattcacacaaaaataatacaatcCAAATCTATCCTaatgatttatataattataattattcacattattttttatttttatttaaatattttattttattattaaataataaaaatatgatttaattaatcagagtattgatgtgttttaaaaatcttatatttaatttttgtattatttgtaaacaagataaaatattatattatgtgttttattaataataggttggaataatttaataaaaaaattaaaatggtaaaaatagtttaaaaagtaaaaccaataaataattttaacaaattaggTCAACTCGAATATTTAATAGCGGgcttaagattaaaaaattttaacatgattttaattcaaatcaggTTAAAATTAAACGTCTCTGATACAAAATTTGAACTAATATACTATGAATACAATGCGATGACATGAAACGTTAGGCCTAAAAAGCAGCATTTCATTAAAGGTATATTTTCCAGTCTATTCTCAGAACGCAGTTACCAGATAAATGTACACCTGGTTCGCACAGTGAAAGTCTCTCACATTAGCAGTCAAGATATGGAGGAATTTCCATGTGACTTGgaccaaaaaaacaaattccCAGCATAGGAATTTCCATGAGAATTAAAGGTATATTTTCCAGTCTATTCTCAGAACGCAGTTGGTACGACATTTCTCCTATAATACACGAAAAGTACTTGACCggattttcaaattcaaacctaCGTGTTCATGCACAAGCCTACCCACAAGCATAGTTCCAAAGAAAACATGAACATATGGCATTTGAAGCATTCAACTCcagaaaattaaccaaaaccTCTTTCAGGCCTTTGAAGCTATTAAAGCATGTTATCGACATTGCTTGGTTACTTCGTTTATGGACATACTCCAGTTAAACATTCAAACACATGGTCATTAGCAGTCATTATAAActgaataataacaaaaatatactGCGATAGTCTTGCTCAGAGCTAATTCATATAATCCTGCCCATTTGGACACATCAATTCTAATCTACAAGTACTCAATCCTAATATAAATTGCTATTTTGCCTTCAACCAAAGAAAATAGTTTCAGAATGAGGTAGTGATATTGATATGAACTAGAAAAGGTCTAAAACCATGTATCTGTTTTACAAAAAGATCAACTAGGATGGAAAATGGTCCTCTATCtgtcttcttttattttccCAATGGTATCATCGTCAACATCATTCCTTTCTAGTTTCAACATTTTTGCTCCTCAGCTAGTCATTTAAGGTAACTAAGCAGTGATTCAGTAAACATATATATCTACTATTGCATACCAACTTTCTCTGAatagaacaaaaagaaaattaatcaaaatttaccCATTCATTGTGAGTTCCTGGTCTTTTTAGCAGTGAACAGTTGGCGAAGGAAAGCAAATTTTCCTCTTGCACGAGCAGATAACTCGGTCATGGAGCCAGTACTTGTTGCTTCTGGCTCACTGGAGTCAGTTTCTGGAACAGATGGTGGGGGTGGGCCAAGTGTGAAGAGAAAAGCATTGAGCAAGCGAATGATCTGGCCAAAGCTTGGCCTCATGTTAGGGTCTTCAACCCAACAAGACTGTACGATAAATGCAAGATCAGGGGATATATCCTCCGGAAGACTAGGCCTCTCATGCTGCATCTCAGACAAAACATAACTTGATTAGCAAAATCTCCAATTCAATAATCATCCTATGCAAAATGGCCAAATGCAATAGAAAAGTACTACGCAATTGAATTATTACACCTTAAAAGCAGCAGCATAAGCAGCCTGCAAATTGGACATGCCTTCAAATGGCATGCGGTTGGTTAGCAATTCCCAAAAAACAATTCCAAAGCTGTAGACATCAACCTTGTTATTATAATGCTTCTTCTCTCCCTGACGCAGTGTCACAGTACTATACAACTGCATAGGCACATACACTGTTGGTGAGAGAGACAATCGCCCAGGAGAAGGTATGCTTCTCTGTATTTTGCATATAATGTAAATCTATCCAAACAATTGATGTCAATCACTTGCAAGTCATAGAATAGAGGATtcagagaaaaggaaaaactaGCCATAGTTGCACCATAGAAAGACTGTGCGGAAcctcaaaatcaaagaaatgaataaatttcatatttaagcAGTTATTTTTGAAGCCACCTTGCTAGTTTGTACCCCCAAcactaataaattaaaatccacAGATCCTACAAGGAAACAACTCTAAGAGCCACAAACCTCAGGAGCCATCCATCGGTAAGTTCCAGTTTCTGCAGTCATCATCTCAGTCACAGATTCTTCTCTAGCAAGACCAAAATCAGCAAGCTTCACAGACTTCTGATTTGCTGTCAGCAATAAATTATCTGCATTGAAACAATTAATTGTCAGTTATATGCTATCCAGGACAGGAAATTACAATCTAACTTCTGCTTCAATAAATCATAATAGTTACAAACATCATTCATTTCAGCTGAAAGGATAAGTAGTTGTTTCAATGAATGTGTTACAATCATCTTTAGTACAAAAACCTTAGATACAAATATTCAGTTTTATTAGCTTGAGCTAATTAGCAGAAGTAAAGTTATAAACAAGTACATACTGACAGAACtaaaaatttgactaaaaaataaaccaaaattcagGACAATCCCTTATTGGATGATGCAAGGCACAAAAGAAAAGAATCTAAGATAAAAATACAGATAAATACAAGATCAATATATACAGACACTGTTTCAATGTTAGTTAtgttacaataaaatttagtcTCTACATATTTATTGAGATGACTGCAAGTTCTTTATATGCTTTCACTAAACAGAAAAAGGGAAgaaacgaaaaagaaaaaaaggtcaAGCACATCACTCCTCCACACTCACACATAAAAAGGAGTAACTCTGCATAACACCTTAAAAGAACCTTGGATCACTATTACAACATAATAAACTGTGGTCAGGGAGTACCAGGTTTCAGATCTCTGTGTATAATGCCATTGGCATGCAGACATTCCATGGCTCGAGCAATGTCAAGAGCAAAATTTAAAGCCACAGGAAGCTCTAACTGATTTGGACGAATGTTAACCAGATACTTTCGCAATGACATCCCTGGTAATAGCTCTGTTACTATCACCATCAGAGGATCCTTACAAGCTCCAATAAACTGCAAAGTAAAGAAACATGAAAAGCTAAGTACAATTAATATTACAGATACACAGACAATGGATAGAATTTTGTAGGTAGCAAGCATTAAAGTGAACTATAATGAAACCCATACAGTTATGTGTGTAATCTTCCTTTAGGAAATGAAAGTGCAAATGTACACAAGTAAACTTGCAGATACTTTCTTCATCGAGTTCAGTGATTCAAACCTTGTAAGATTAGCCAAAGATGCGGAAGAAAGGGGAAGAAAGGGGCTTCATTTTGACACTCACCTTGACAAGATTCTGATGTTTTACTCTAGACATCATATTGACTTCACGAATAAAACGATTCTCAAGTGAAACTATTTCTCCTGAAGTGCTCCCCCGGTGGAGAACTTTGATGGCAACAATTTGATCACCATACCTGGAAAAGTATTAGACTTCATCTATGTAACCAGAAATACTAGTTGCAAGACAAACTACTCTTACAGTTCCAGCGTGATAGCCAATGGTACAATTCACATCATAATAGATGGAAAATCCTTATATCCAAATATAAAAATCTACACAAATATCTACCAAATTTTACGTGCCATTCAGAAGAGTAAAcagtttaattaatatacatcTTAAATGTCAAATGTAGTTAACCAAAACGAAAAATTGGCGGTATTTGTTCCTCAAGAAACAACCCACctccattttaaaaaatacgaggagaaaataaaatttcaatccCACATACATTAGGTTCTCATGTTACAGCTATATCCCAgtacaattacacatttaatAAACACGTCAGTTGCAGAGTACAATACATGGCCATCCTTGTTCATTCCATCAGCAAACTGTAGCttacattatcaataaaattaagcaaaaactGAAAAACCTGTTTTGCATTGGTAACAACAAAAAAGATGAAAGTAAAAACTCAGTTAACATAAAGAAGCTGACACTAACCTTCCTTCATAAACTTTTCCGTGAGCTCCTTCACCGATTTTGGAGCcgataaacaaaaatttagggtCAACAAGTAGACTTTCATCGATGGTCAACTGCGGCGCCGTTATAGATCCATTTAGCGAGATGGTCATAGATGATTCTCTCTCGACAGACCTCCGCAAAACATGCTGCTCTTTTTCCCTCTCTTCTCTTCCTCCTCTGTTCTCGTCGTTGCTGCAACTCATAGTCGCAAACTCAAACTATTCCCGAGCTCctcattctttaaaaaaaaaaattgctttttttttttttcacttcaatcCTCTTCTCTCTAtacacaaacaaaaattatcGCCCCAAATCAGCTTAAAacaagaataatttttttcaatctcGCAGACGTACTAATTCCACAAAACCAAAACCTAATTCCTCTGATGGCTGTTACTTAACTTCTCTCTCAAAATTAACCGTTCAGAATCGCCAACACacgaaaaagaaggaaaaatgttCAAATAGATATCCGAATTAAATAGTACTCCGAAGTTCTCATATTTTCGAAGCCTCAACTTCCGTGCATAAATTTAAAACCAGAAAAGttcaaacaatgaaaacaagctgaagaccaaaaaaaaaaaaaaaccttaaagtCCACgctaaaaaaaatgaaaagtaatTGACATAATCGTCGTCATGTTCATGAACAAGATCAAAAACGACGTCGTTGTGAAAGAGTTTTAATTTGCGTGTAAAAATTTTCCGGTGAATTGACGAGAATCAGCTCCGATGGAAGTTCTAAATAGAGTGGAGCAGAACATGAAGAAAAAGCGAAGAGAGGAGTTGATGTTAGGAGAAAATGGAGGGCCAATGAGAAGAGTACACTTGGAGAGCACGGAAAGGAGGCTTTTATGTTGGTGGCATCAGCGATTCGGCTCTGATGGACTTCCCGGCTACAGACAAACTCATCCCATTCTCTCGGCTCTTCTCGGCTTCACTTCCATCATTGACTCAGCTAAGCTCCACTTggtttccattaaaaaaaagtaattttttattatttttcctttattagaatattttttataaaaattaaaaataaaaggatattataaaaaataatccctcCCCTAGAATCTTAACCAACTAATTAATTGAAGGGTTATTAAAGTAATTGCCCCCTCACTCACAATGTACAGTAAAAATGCCCCATGTCTTAAATCCTCagcaaaactatctttttttacaaaagtttaaacaaaagtatcctaatttttttttaaataccaataATACTCTTCACCACTTTATATAACACTCACCCTCATACTTTTCTcacaccattaaaatttttatttttcactcaatatCTGACCCTGAAggtttgtttgaaaaaaaaaaatttatgcttctaaattcgaattgaaaagAATCAATCCATGATAATaaggtatttatatgaatcttaatccaaaacttaatttatttattaaattgagtccatatattttattaatgtaatgACATAGGTGGCATCtgaatatttaacaatatttgggaggttaaataaaatattgagaaaatatgtgaggtattttgataataaacaatatatgaaggtgttaaaaaaatgttaaaaaaatataggggcattttGAGATTTAACAATATATGAGGATGgtaaaaaatgtcaaataaatataggggtaattttaaaattagaaaaaatatgaaggtgatacatgaaatacatcaaaattaaggaagtattttgatattataagaatatcaagtttggtatgttaggaaaatataaaggctattttgatttttgttaataatgagggggttaaatgaaatatcaaaaaatataggaggtattttaaaattagacaaaatatgagagagataaattaaataagccAAAATTAGAGGGGGCATTtagatattataagaatatcaaatttgtatatgttagaaaaatatagagggtattttaatagttaaaatataaaagtagGTTAAAAATGCAAGAAAATTATAGGggaattttgaaattagactAAATATGAAGGTGCTAAAAAAATACACCAAAATTGGGGGTATTtagatattataagaatattaaatttgtatatgtTAGGAAAAAATAGAGGATATTTTgacttttaataatatatgagagggttaaaaaaatataagaaaaatataaggggcaTTTTGTTATATTGTAAAGTTTAATGTGGATTTTTATgataagtgttttttttttttaatattgtttattgtaggattgataattaaaatgacggGTTATACTGctatttatttcaaaagaaaatggatTTAACGTGATCAAAATATCATGAAACACATTAAAGGTTTTTAAATAGTGGTTAAAATTTCATCTGATATAACACTTAAGAGATTTAtctaattgttaaataaaaaa
Encoded proteins:
- the LOC123202201 gene encoding serine/threonine-protein kinase STY13-like produces the protein MSCSNDENRGGREEREKEQHVLRRSVERESSMTISLNGSITAPQLTIDESLLVDPKFLFIGSKIGEGAHGKVYEGRYGDQIVAIKVLHRGSTSGEIVSLENRFIREVNMMSRVKHQNLVKFIGACKDPLMVIVTELLPGMSLRKYLVNIRPNQLELPVALNFALDIARAMECLHANGIIHRDLKPDNLLLTANQKSVKLADFGLAREESVTEMMTAETGTYRWMAPELYSTVTLRQGEKKHYNNKVDVYSFGIVFWELLTNRMPFEGMSNLQAAYAAAFKHERPSLPEDISPDLAFIVQSCWVEDPNMRPSFGQIIRLLNAFLFTLGPPPPSVPETDSSEPEATSTGSMTELSARARGKFAFLRQLFTAKKTRNSQ